One segment of uncultured Tolumonas sp. DNA contains the following:
- a CDS encoding NAD(P)H-hydrate dehydratase, translating to MNHSAPVIIKVRESLPQYSWRTEQIRQMEQQLIAAQHISIYQLMLRAGEALFHTLQLCWPKARHLWILCGKGNNGGDGYVLARLAKQAGYSVQVAAFDEPAPGIPAEQARHDWLKAGGSCGSLQSLQGQPDVIIDALLGIGPSTILRGDLLAWIQFINRQTSPVLAVDIPSGLNADTGMPLGGAVHATTTLTLVGLKPGLLTGMAADFTGELYFSDLKDSRSQYCDTAGVRLLDYSAVLPLLPLRARTAHKGNNGKVLLVGGGLGMPGAIRLAGEAALRAGAGLARVFCHPDNQLLVFTGRPELMLCQHLTADALEWPDVLVAGPGLGFDEWSKQQWENFIAFQGRVVLDADGLNWLAQYPQSRANWVLTPHPGEAARLLHSTVADIQADRFAAIQELHHRYGGVVLLKGSGTLIFDGKQMAICTEGNPGMASGGMGDILSGIIAALLAQGLTLFDATCCGALLHGKAANEIASEQGERGMLASDLFFWLQKLVNPQRYQHGKNADTNTR from the coding sequence AGATCCGCCAGATGGAACAACAGCTGATTGCGGCGCAACATATCTCTATTTATCAGCTGATGTTACGTGCGGGGGAAGCACTATTTCACACGTTACAACTCTGCTGGCCGAAAGCCCGTCATCTCTGGATCTTGTGTGGGAAGGGTAATAACGGCGGCGATGGTTATGTGCTGGCGCGTTTAGCAAAACAAGCCGGTTATAGTGTGCAGGTTGCTGCTTTTGATGAACCCGCTCCCGGCATTCCGGCGGAACAAGCCCGGCATGATTGGCTGAAAGCCGGTGGTTCTTGTGGCTCGTTACAATCACTGCAGGGTCAGCCCGATGTCATCATTGATGCCTTGTTGGGGATCGGCCCGTCTACAATACTGCGCGGTGATTTATTAGCATGGATCCAGTTTATCAATCGACAAACATCGCCGGTGCTGGCTGTCGATATCCCAAGTGGGTTAAATGCGGATACTGGTATGCCGCTGGGCGGTGCGGTACATGCCACGACTACGCTGACGTTGGTCGGTTTGAAGCCGGGTTTGCTAACCGGCATGGCTGCTGATTTCACAGGCGAGCTTTATTTTTCTGACTTAAAAGACAGCCGTAGCCAATATTGCGATACGGCTGGCGTTCGTTTGCTCGATTACAGCGCGGTATTACCGCTGTTACCATTACGGGCACGCACAGCCCACAAAGGTAATAACGGTAAAGTGTTATTGGTAGGTGGTGGCTTAGGCATGCCCGGTGCGATCCGTTTAGCCGGTGAAGCAGCCTTGCGAGCTGGTGCGGGCTTAGCTCGGGTATTTTGTCATCCTGATAATCAATTGTTGGTCTTTACTGGGCGACCTGAGCTGATGTTATGCCAACATCTTACCGCTGACGCGCTGGAATGGCCTGATGTGTTGGTGGCAGGCCCTGGGCTTGGCTTCGATGAATGGAGCAAACAGCAGTGGGAAAATTTTATCGCATTTCAAGGCCGTGTGGTGCTTGATGCGGACGGGTTAAATTGGTTGGCGCAATATCCGCAGTCCAGAGCAAACTGGGTGCTGACGCCGCACCCTGGCGAAGCAGCCCGCTTATTACATTCTACGGTTGCTGATATTCAAGCTGATCGTTTTGCGGCTATTCAGGAATTACACCATCGCTATGGTGGCGTGGTATTATTAAAAGGATCAGGCACTCTGATCTTTGATGGCAAACAGATGGCGATTTGCACAGAAGGTAATCCGGGTATGGCTAGCGGTGGCATGGGCGACATACTTTCTGGCATTATAGCGGCCCTTTTAGCGCAAGGGCTGACGTTGTTTGATGCAACCTGTTGCGGTGCACTGCTCCATGGCAAAGCGGCGAATGAAATTGCCAGCGAACAGGGTGAGCGCGGTATGCTGGCTTCCGATTTATTCTTCTGGTTACAAAAACTGGTCAATCCTCAAAGGTATCAACATGGAAAAAACGCTGATACGAACACTCGCTGA